Within the Aeromicrobium sp. Root236 genome, the region CGTTTTTGCTGGGCCAGCACGGCGTGTTGCAACAGAAACGTCAGTCCCAGCGAGGACGTCACATGGGGACGGGCGTGAGGGACTCGCGTACGGCGGCCCGCTTGCGGGACGAGCCGAGGATCCAGGACAGCACGGCCGCGACGGCGCACAGGCCGGCACCGCCGAACCACGCCAGCGAGTAGCTCCCGGTCTGGTCGCGGATGACACCGGCGACCAACGCGGCAGCGGCGGCGCCGAACTGGTGCGCCGCGAACACCCAGCCGAACACGATCGTGCCCTGGTCGCCGAAGATCTCCCGGCACAGCGCCACCGTCGGTGGCACGGTGGCGACCCAGTCGAGCCCGTAGATCACGACGAACGCGACGATGCTCGGACGTACGCTCGACGAGAGCAGCGTCGGCAGCAGGACGAGCCCGACCCCGCGGAACGCGTAGTAGCCGACGAGCAGCATCCGGGGGTCGTAGCGATCGGTGAACCAGCCCGACGCCACGGTGCCCGCGATGTCGAAGATGCCGACGACCGCCAGCAGGCTCGCCGCTGTGGTCTGGTCCATCCCGTGGTCGTGGGCCGAAGGGATGAAGTGGATGCCGACCAGGCCGTTGGTCGTCGCTCCGCAGATCGCGAAGGCCGCAGCCAGCGCCCAGAACGCCGGCACCCGCGCGGCGGCCCGCAGCGCATCGGTGGCCCGCTTGGCTGCGCCGCCGGTCTCGCGCACGGGCGGCAGCCAGTCGGCCGGTGCGCCGTACGGAGCGA harbors:
- a CDS encoding MFS transporter, with the translated sequence MTRTRIHPAWLVAATAFVALVGAAGFRAAPGALFVPLHDEFGWSTSIMSLAVSINLLLYGLTAPFAAALMDTFGIRKVTTVALLMVSLGSGLTVFMTESFQLLITWGVLIGLGTGSMAMVFAATIANRWFIERRGLVMGILTAGGATGQLVFLPIVAALADNVGWRTASLTIAGAALLVVPLVIRFIGDFPEDRKLAPYGAPADWLPPVRETGGAAKRATDALRAAARVPAFWALAAAFAICGATTNGLVGIHFIPSAHDHGMDQTTAASLLAVVGIFDIAGTVASGWFTDRYDPRMLLVGYYAFRGVGLVLLPTLLSSSVRPSIVAFVVIYGLDWVATVPPTVALCREIFGDQGTIVFGWVFAAHQFGAAAAALVAGVIRDQTGSYSLAWFGGAGLCAVAAVLSWILGSSRKRAAVRESLTPVPM